In the Corythoichthys intestinalis isolate RoL2023-P3 chromosome 12, ASM3026506v1, whole genome shotgun sequence genome, one interval contains:
- the LOC130926966 gene encoding gamma-crystallin M3-like, translating to MSSTASSMRGKIIFYEERNFQGRSYECTNDCSDMSSYLSTCQSCRVESGCFMLYERPSFMGNQHFMRRGEYADHITTMGMRDCIRSCRMIPMHRGQFRMKIYEGENFSGQSHEIQEECDNIMDRYHMNDCMSCQVMDGHWLMFEQPNFRGRMAYLRPGEYRNFREMGMNGMRVMSIRRIMDSCN from the exons ATGAGCAGCACTGCCAGCAGCATGAGGGGCAAG ATCATTTTCTACGAAGAGAGGAACTTCCAGGGTCGTTCCTACGAATGTACGAACGATTGCTCCGACATGTCCTCGTACCTGAGCACATGTCAGTCTTGTCGCGTGGAGAGCGGCTGCTTCATGCTTTATGAGCGCCCCAGCTTCATGGGCAACCAGCATTTCATGAGGAGGGGCGAGTACGCCGACCACATCACTACGATGGGAATGAGGGACTGCATTAGGTCCTGCCGCATGATCCCCATG CACAGAGGTCAATTCAGGATGAAGATTTATGAAGGGGAGAATTTCAGCGGCCAGTCCCACGAGATACAAGAGGAATGCGACAACATCATGGACCGCTACCACATGAACGACTGCATGTCCTGCCAGGTGATGGATGGCCACTGGCTTATGTTTGAGCAGCCAAACTTCCGTGGCAGGATGGCGTATCTGAGGCCTGGCGAGTACCGCAACTTCAGGGAAATGGGCATGAACGGCATGAGAGTCATGAGCATCAGGCGCATTATGGACTCCTGCAATTAA